The bacterium DNA window CTTCTGCAAAATACTCTCGACCACGGCGCGGTGATCCGGGTCGGTCGTGCGGATGAACCGATCGGGCATCACATAAAGCTGCGGCCACAAGATGCGGAATCGGCCGCTGATTTCATCCACAAAGGCCTGCGGCGTCAGATTCTTCGCCGCGGCAGCTTTGGCGATCTTATCACCGTGCTCGTCCGTCCCGGTCAGAAAATATGCGTCTTCACCGAGCAGACGCCGAAACCGCGCCGCCGTGTCCGCCAGAATCGTGGTATAAGCTGTGCCGATGTGCGGGTCTGAGTTGACGTAGTAGATCGGCGTCGTAACGTAGTAGTGCTTCATAGTGTCGTTTATTCGTCGTCGCCCGCGTCACTGCCGCCGCCGCTTTCACTGCTTGCCGCTCCGCCTTCACCGGCGTGCCTGCGACGGCCTCCGCGCCGCCGTTTCTTACGTGCCGGTTGCCCTTCTGTGCCGGGTGCTGGCGCGGCCTGCTGCGTAGGCTCACTCTGTGGACGCGGTTGACGAGGGGGTTGCTGCGGCTGGGGCGGACGAGCTTGCGGCTGCTGTGGCGGACGCGCCTGCTGTTGTTGTGCTTGCGGCGGGCGGGGTGGACGCTCCTGCGCCGGCGGGCCTGACTGTGCCGCCGCCTCGCCAGTTGGCGCGCCATCGGCGGGCCGTTTTTTCTTCTTCTTGCGTTTGCGCTTGGACGGTGAATCCATAGTGACCGAAACATCGGTGGAGACGTCAAGCGACTGTTCATCGTCGTCCTCAAAGTCCACCCGGAAACCGCCCTCTGCTCGCAGTGTAATTCGATTGCCCCGCAGTCCGTCGGAAGTCGGCGCAGGGGTCGCCGTCGCTGACTGGGCTTGCGGCAGTTCGGGCGAGCCGCCTTTTTTCCCGCACGTGCAGATACATTCGTTCTTCGGCATCTGCGGCCGCCAATTGGTCAGTTCGACAAACTGCTCCTTGGTATAGCGGTCGAGGGTTCCGTTGCCGTAACGCACCTGAATCTGCTCGCGCACGACGTCAAGCTTGTCCACTTCACCCATGCCCTTATCTTCGTCCTTGATCGGATGTCCGACTTTAGGACACTCGCGCTGGAAATCCCGGTAGATATCCAACTCATAGCGCAAGCAGCATTTCAGTCGTCCGCACACGCCGGACAGCTTGGACGGATTCAGCGGCAGAAACTGATCGCGCGGCATCTGCGTGGTAATCGGCTTGAACTCGGTCAAAAACGTCGCGCAGCACAGCGCGCGCCCGCACACGCCGTAGCCGGAGATTTTCTTCGTCTCATCACGTGCTCCGATCTGCCGCAAGTCTATTCGCGTCCGAAACCGTGTTGCCAAATCGCGCACGAGATCGCGGAAGTCCACACGGCCCTCCGCGGTGAAAAAGAACGTCATCTTGCGGCCGTCCCACTGCAACTCAACGTCCACGAGTTTCATATCGAGATTGTGCCGCAGTATCTCAACTCGCGCGACCCGCTTGGCTTCGGCTTCACGCTCGCGGTTCGCTCGCAGCTTGTCAACGTCAGCTGTCTTGGCCTTGCGCACGACGACAAGTCCGGGTTTCTCGCCAGGCGGGTCCCCGGTCCGAAGTCCGACGAAAGCGACCTTGCCTAAATCCTGTCCGCGGTCTGTTGAGACCACGGCCAAGTCGCCGCGTTGAAACGGATATTGCAAAGGATTCGCAGCATACTCAGTGCGGCGACCTTTAAATTCTAATTCGAGTAGTTCGTTCATATAGGGGAATTAGGCGCGCGCCCGCTGTCCGAGCGCGCGGTGCAATTCGATCGCCAGCGCAGTCAGCACCAGCGCGGGAGTGTAGCCGGCCGAACGTGATCCGGCGGCGCGATCCACGGCGGCCATGGCTTGAACAAAATTTGCCTGTGGATAGGCGGCCGTCAACTTGGCGATCCGTTCGCGCTGCGACGGGAAGTTCAATTCAGCGGATACAACATTGGTCGCCTTCGCCGCCGCGTCCGACAAGAACAAGGCCATCAGTTCAAAGAAAGCCTCGTCAAGAAACGCGGTGTCTTCCAGCAGCTTAGTCACTTTTTCGTTGACCTTGTCCGGCGCGAGCATTGCCGCCGCCGCCAGAAACTCCACCGCCGCCTGTTCCAGCACGGCCGCTTCCATTTCCGCGAACGCCAGCGCCCGCCGCACGCTTCCGCCGGCCAAAGCGGCGGCCAGCTCGGCGGCACGAGCCTCAACTCCGGAGTCCATCAGCGCACTCCGCAGTTCTACGGTTGAGTAGGCGGACAATTTCACCGACTGGCAGCGCGAACGCACAGTCGGCAGAACCGTTTCGAGTTGTGATGCCGTCAAGATAATCGTCGCACTGGTCGGCGGTTCTTCGATAACCTTGAGCAGCGCGTTCTGCGCCTCCCGCAGCATCTTGTCTGCATTCAGCAGCACGAACACCGATTGCCGCGCCTGATACGGTTTGCGGTAAGCCATGTGCAGCAACTCGCGCGCATCGGCCACGCGAATCTTGGATCCCGTGGCGAGCTTTCTTCGTGCGGCTTTGCTGTCGGCTGCCGTCAACTCCGCAAGATCCGCCGGAGCATACGGATCACGTGCCAACCTTTCACGCAGTAGATTGAGCTCTTTGGGATACGTTTCACTGGCCGGAGTGTCCGAATCCTTCGGCGCGCCTGACGGCGCCACGATATGCAGGTCGGGATGGTGCAGCGTGCGCAAAGCTATGCACTGCGCGCACTGGTCGCAATACCGGTCGCCCGGCTGATCACACAGTAACAACCGCGCGAATTCGAGGGCTACAGCACTCTTGCCGATCCCCTCCGGCCCGCTGATAAGATACGCGTGAGCTGACCGTCGTTGGCGCACGGACGCGGCCAGCCGCTGTCGGGCATCGGCGTGCCCCAGCCAGATCACGGTCTTCAGTTCTTTGCGGGCGCGAGCCATCCGAGCGGATCCTGCTTTTCTTTTCCGGACCAAACTTCAAAATGCATCGTATATTCGGAACGGACACTGTCAAACTCAGAGCGCCCCAACAGGTCACCGGGCCGGACCGCTTGGCCCTCGACGACCCTAACATCACTCAAACGCGCATAGACCGTGTGATGATCTCCGGAATGCTGCACGATGCATACGGTGCCGTAGCCCCGGAGCCAGCTAATCGTCGCCACCACTCCGTCCGCGACGGCGTGCACTGGCTGCGCTGACTTGTTCACGAGATCAATCCCCGGGTTCTCTGTTTCGGTATTGAACACCATGTTGCGCCGTGTCCCAAACGACCTGGACACGGAACCTTGCGCAGGCCAAGGCAGCAACCCCTTCAGCATCAAGAACGACCCTGAGGCGGGTGCGCTCGGAATGGAACGGGTATCCGCTGCAAAGCTCTCTGGATTTCGACGGGTCAACGCCGGCGCAACGGCGGGCTCAGGAGCCGCTGAAATTGCCGCGATGACTAATGTCTCGATGGTCACCAAGTCGGTACTGGAGCGGGCCAGGGCCGCTTCGGCTGACAACCGCAACCGGTGCAAGGCCCGGTAGCGCTGTTCGGCGCGGGCCAAGTCTAAGTCTCCTGCGGTACCCCAATGCTCCAGCCAGCGCCGCTCACGGGTTTCGGCCAACGCCGTCCGGGCCAGCAAGGCGGTCAGGGGTTGCCGTTCTGCCTCAAGAATCCCATATTGACTGTCAAGCGTATTGAGCAAAGCAGCCAAGCTGTCGGGCGCGGCGAGGAGACTGTCAGCGGAATCCGCAGACACCTGTGGCGAAAACACCGTCAGCGCACTCATTGCCGCGATGTAAGCAATTAAATTACAAAGTCTTATCAATTTAGCCACGATATGAATAGGCTAAATGATATGATAACAGTTCATTCTGCAAGTCGCAACAACCTAACACTGTTCGTCTAACATATTCCGGAGGAGGCCCCATGATTTGGTTACTTGTCCTTTGCTTCCCCGCGCTGGCTATAGCACAGTTCGGTTTGCCACCAGACCGGCCACTTCACGAGTTGTGCGGTCATAGCACGCAAGGCGCCGGCCGCCAGCAGTTCGCCGCGCTGGACGCTGAGAGTCTGCACACGTACGATCAACTGCACCTGGAGTTGGACCTGCGCGTTGAGCACGCCGATGTGCCGCTGGTGGGTTATGCGACCATCACGCTGGTCGCGCGCGAATCGTTGCCCACGATCCCGTTTAACGCCGAGGGCCTCGCCGTGACGGATGTGTGGGTGAACAACCTTGCCGTCTCGTTTGTGCACATTTTCGGATACGCTCCATGTGCAGCGCACCGTCGCGCTCGCGGAGACGGTGGCTGTTCGTATCGCCTTTTCCGCCGAGCCTAACCCTGACTGGAACGACGTTGGCTACCAGACGGGCTGGGAGCAGGCCTATACCTTCAGCGAGCCATATGGAGCGCGGCGCTGGTACCCGTGCTGGGACCAGCCGAGTGATAAATTCAGTACTCTGCAAACGCGTGTGAATATGCCGGAGCATTGGTCGCTGGCCGCCAACGGAGCGCTCGTCAGCACCGATTATCCCGAGGCAGGTCGCAAGCGCCAGACCTACGAACATGATCGCCCGATCTCACCCTATCTTGTCTCCATCGCGGCGGGACTGTTTGCCAAGACAGAATTCACGCAGGACAATGTGTTCTACCGCTACTACGTTTGGCCGTGGGATTCGCTGCCGGCTGCCTACGACTGGGAACGCACGCCGCAAATGACGGCTGCCTTCGTCGAGCGATTTGGTCCATACCCGTTTGCGCAATACGGCATGGCGGCGACTGATATCTTCGGCGGCTGGGGCGCCATGGAGCATCAGACCTTCACAACCTACGGTTTCAATCTGGTAGACAGCCTGCGCACGTTCGAAGGTATCGTCGCCCACGAACTCGCTCACATGTGGTTTGGCGATCATCTGAGTCCGGTGGACTTTCGCAATATGTGGCTGAATGAAGGGTTTGCGACATACGGCAATCTTTTGTGGGTTGAGCATCTCGGCGGCGAGAACGAGCTGCAGCGCTCGCTTGACGAATTGCGCGGTATTATCGTGGACGAGGCACGCAATCATCCGCCGCTCTATCCGGTCTACGATCCGCCGCCGGACCGGCTCTTCGGCGTGAACCAGTACTATAAGGGTGCGTGGGTTCTGCACATGCTGCGGGGCTATTTCGGACTGCCATCAGATTCCACGTTCTTCCCGATGATGCAGGCCTATGTGGACTCGTTTGCGGGCGGCACGGTCAGCACGGAGGACTTTTACAGGATCGTCAGCATGCACTATCCCGAAGATGATCTGCGGTGGTTCTTCGATCAATGGGTTTATGGTGTTGGCCACCCGGTGATTGAAGTGGCGTTTACCGAGACCGGACCGCACCAAATCACGGCCACTGCACGGCAAGTTCAGCCATGGCCAGAGCGCTTCCGAACCTCTTTGAGCGTTGTGATCACTACGGATTCTGGTCCCTTTCACACCAGCATGCCGATCGCACCTCAAGACGTGAGTGAATTCGTCTTCGACTTGCCGGATTTGCATTCCGTTGAGCTCGCCGATTTTCAAGCGGAGCTTGTGGAAGCCTCTGCACTTCCGGTCATGAACGATCCGGCCACGCCGCTTTCTTTCTCAATCGGCGCGGCCTATCCGAATCCCTTCAACCCGAGCGTAACCATCCCGTTGGAATTGTCCCAACACAACACGGTTACGTTGAGTCTGTTTGATCTAACAGGTCGGCAGATCGCCCAAGTCTTTTCGGGGGAACTCGATCCGGGAACCCACGACATCCAATTTGAAGCTCCCGCATCGTTAGCCGCGGGCATGTATCTTCTGCGCGCGCGCAGCGGTGCATCGTCGAGAACTCAGAAACTGCTTCTTCTCAAATAGTGAAACTGCAAGTCGTTACCGTTGGCAAATTGCGTGAAGCCTACTTCAAGGCCGCCTGCGATGAATACGCTGGCCGCATCCGTCACTTTTTACCCTTCGATGAGTTCGAAGTACCCAGCGCAACCAGTGAAGGTGGTAACGGTACGGGCAAGGGTGCCTTGATCAGCGAGGCCGATGCCCTGCTGAAGCAGGTGCCCGCAGGTTCCAAGCTCGTTGCGCTGGACATCAAAGGTAAGCAACTGTCGTCCGAAGCCCTCTCGCAATTCTTACAGGACGAAATGCTTGCCAGCACCCATCGCTTGAGCTTCATAATCGGCGGAGCGTGGGGGTTGGCTCCAAGTTTGTTAGATAATGCGGCGCTTCGCCTGAGTTTTTCGCCGATGACCTTTCCGCATGAGTTGGCGCGTGTTCTTTTGTACGAGCAGCTCTATCGGGCTCTAAGCCTCTGGAAAGGGCTTCCTTATCACAAGTAAAATAGTTAGTTACGGTGCATCTTGCAGGTTGGCTGGGGATTTCGTAGCTTCTTGGATTACCCACGCACAAACTTCTCTATGCTGACCCCAGACCAGATTCGCGACGCGCTCAAGACGATCAAATTTCCCGGCCTGACCCGGGACATCGTGTCCTTTGGTATTGTCAAGGACATACAAGTCCAGGACGGCACGGTGCAGGTGCACATTACCGTGGCCGCGCGCGACGAAGACACTCCGGGTAAGATTGAGGAAGCTGTAGCCAGCGCGGTCCGCGACCTGCCCGGTGTTTCTGAGGTTCAGGTGCACATGAAGTGGACGCAGCCCGCCTCGGCGCCGCAGCAGCCTCATTCGCGGCCTGCGCCGACTGGTCCTATTCTGCCGGACGTGCGCGTCAAGATCGCTGTGGCATCGGGCAAAGGCGGGGTAGGGAAGAGCACCGTTGCGGCAGGTTTGGCGCTGATGCTTCAGGATCTCGGCTTCACGGTGGGACTGGCCGATTTCGATATCTATGGTCCCTCTGTCCCGACGCTGTTTGGCATCCACGACCGCCCGCGCGTGATTGATAACATGATTCTGCCGCTTGAACGCAACGGCATGAAACTCATGTCCATGGGATTTCTCGTTGAACCCGAGACGCCGATGATCTGGCGCGGCCCCATGGTGCATCAGGCCGCCGAGCAGTTTCTGCGCGACGTGGCTTGGGGCGCATTGGATATTCTCATCGTAGACCTGCCGCCCGGAACGGGTGACGCGCAGATGACTCTCAGTCAACGCATACAATTGGACGGCGCAGTCATCGTCTCGACTCCGCAGGACTTGGCGTTGATTGACGCACGCAAGGGTGTAGCGATGTTTCAGAAGCTCAATGTGCCGATCCTCGGCATCGTAGAGAATATGGCCAGCTTCACGTGCCCGCATTGCGGCGGTGAATCGCACATCTTTGGAGTTGGCGGCGCGGAACGCGAAGCGGAACGGCTGGGGTGCGCTCTGCTCGGTCGTTTGCCGCTCGTGCCGCAATTGGTCATCGCGGCTGACGCGGGCGACCCGATGCTGGCAATCGAAACGAACCCCGTGCTGAACTCTGTTTTTCGCGCGATGGCCCAAGCGGTCGCGCAACGCGTCGGCCTGTAATTCATAACACGATTGAGCGGGACAGCCGCCTGCTTTCGCGGCGGCAGGGTCTGCACTGAACCTCCCGCTAAATTCGCTTCCGACCTTTGATCTGCTGTTTCTCCCTTTCATATTTGTTGGACAATTTGTATGTATCTACCGTTAGCACAATCGCTCCGCGCACGTATTCCCGCGCTGTCCCCTGCCGTCCACACGACTCTGCAAGTCGTTTTCGGCAGCCTGTTCATTGCACTTTTCGCCCAGATATCGATTCCGATTCCCTATAGCCCAGTCCCGGTGACCGGGCAGACGTTTGCCGTCTTGGCCGTGGCCATGGCCTTGGGCTCGCGCAATGGTGCGCTGGCCGTCCTGACGTACATTCTCGAAGGCGCAGCGGGCCTGCCGTTCTTCGCCGGCGGAGTGGGCGGCGCACTCTACTTACTGGGCCCCACCGGCGGCTACCTGTTCGGCTTCGTGCTCTGCGCCCTCGTCTGCGGCAAGTTGGCGGAATTGGGTTATGATCGTTCGTATGGCCGCATGCTAATCGCCATGACCCTCGGTCACTTGATCATCTTCATTCCGGGCATCCTGTGGCTCAGCCGCTTCGTTCCGGCCGGACAGGCCCTCGCGCTGGGCTTCGTGCCGTTTATTCCGGGTACGGTCTTGAAGACGCTCGCGGCTGCGGCGTTGTTCCCGCCCATTCGCAAAAAGATATAGCTAAGATGCCCACCGAAGAACAAGTTTACAATGCATTGGCCGCGGTCTACGACCCGGAGCTGCACCTGCCGATCACCGATCTCGGACTGGTCTACGGCGTCGAGATCGAGGGTGGCCGCGTGGACACCAAGGTGACCTTGACTTCAATGGGCTGTCCCTTGGCTGGAACAATTCTCGACATGTGCCGCGAAGCAATTCTGCGCCTCGACGGCGTGAACGAAGTGAATGTCGAGATCGTCTGGGATCCGCCGTGGAGCGTGGATATGATGAGCGACGAGGCGCGCATGCGGCTCGGCATGTTCTGATCCGCGACTCTACTCGCCACGTTTCTTACCTTTAATCTGGCACTGCGAGGCCGATAAGGTTTCCCGAATAGGAATCCATCGGCCGCCCGATGGATTTCTCTTTTTCAACATAGTCTCAATTATGCAAACTAAAATCAAGGCCAAGCTGGTGGATGCGGCCGGATTTTCGCGCACGATCACGCGTATCGCGCATGAAATCATCGAGCGGAATCGCGGCACGGAACAGCTCGGTTTAGTCGGCATGCAGACGCGCGGCGTCTATATTGCCCGACGTGTCGCCGCCAAAATCCGCGAGATCGAGAACCGCGATGTTCCGGTCGGTGTGCTTGACGCGACGCTCTATCGCGACGACTACCGCACCGCGCTGCGCCAACCGCATGTTCAGCAAACGGAAATCGGATTCGACCTGTACGATATCAACGTCGTGCTGGTAGACGACGTGCTCTACACGGGCCGCACCGTCCGGGCGGCGCTTGAAGCGATTATGGACCATGGCCGGCCCAAACGGGTGCAGCTCGCCGTCATGGTGGATCGCGGCCATCGTGAGCTGCCGATTAAGCCTGACTTTATCGGCAAGAACGTGCCGACCAGTATCAATGAAGAAGTCCAGGTGCACATGACGGAAGTGGATCAGGAAGACGCGATCTACCTGGTGGAGGTGGAAAAGTGAGTTTGCTATCGCAAAAACACATGCTCGGCCTGGCCGACTACAGCGCGGCTGAGATTCAGACGATCCTCGACACGTCGCTGCAAATGCGCGACATTCTCAATCGTCCGGTCAAGAAAGTTCCCACCTTACGCGGTGTGACCGTGGTGAATCTCTTCTTGGAAAACTCAACACGCACGCGCACGAGTTTTGAATTGGCCGAGAAGCGGCTCTCGGCGGACACGTTGAATTTCTCGGCTTCCGGCAGCGCGTTGTCCAAAGGCGAGACGATGCTGGACACGGCGCTGAATATTGAGGCCATGAAAGTTGATGTGGTGGTCATGCGCCACAAGTCGCCCGGCAGTCCGCACTTCCTCGCGCGCCATCTTGAGTCCATCATCATTAATGCGGGCGACGGCCGCCACGAGCATCCGACGCAGGGTCTGCTTGACATGCTGACACTGCGCGACAAATACGGATCGCTCAAGGGGCTGCGCGTCGCGCTGGTCGGCGATATTTTGCATTCGCGTGTGGCCATGTCCAACATCATCGGCCTGAAAAAAATGGGCGCCGAGGTGATCGTCTGCGGTCCGTCCACGCTGATCCCGCGCGGAATCGAGAGCATGGGCGTCGAGATTACGCATAGCCTTGACGACGCGATTCGGCGCGCGGACGCATTGAATATCCTGCGCATTCAGTTGGAACGCCAGACAGCCGGACTCTTCCCGTCGCTGCGCGAGTATCACAAATACTTCGGTGTAACGCGTGCGCGGTTGGAACAGGCCAGTGCTCCGCTGACGATTCTCCATCCGGGACCGATGAATCGCGGCGTCGAAATCACGTCCGATGTGGCCGACAGCGAGCATTCCGTCATTCTTCAGCAGGTGACCAACGGCGTGGCCGTGCGCATGGCCGTGTTGTATCTATTGGCCGGCGGTCGCGCCGAACCTTCAGCTTAGTCGCGAGAATAACCATGACCAGCAAATACTCACGTTTTGATAAGCCCGCGCGGGCCGAGAACATCTTCTTGCAGGGCGCGCGAGTCGTTGATCCGCGCCACGGTACGGATCAAGTAATGAACCTGCATATTCGCGACGGCGTGCTGCAGCCGACCACGAACGATGCGCCAACCGGGGCCGAGATCATTGACCTGCGCGGTCATTGGATCACGCCGGGCTGGTTCGATCTGCATGTGCATCTCCGTGAACCGGGCAAAGAAGTCGCAGAGACGATCGCCACCGGGTGTATGGCCGCCATGAACGGCGGTTTTACCGGAATCGCCTGCATGCCGAATACGAATCCGCCGCTTGACAACGCTGCATCAGTGAATTGGGTCCGCGACCAAGCCCGTCCCTTTCCCGTGGACGTGCACATCATTGCCGCCGTCACGCGCGGCCGGGCGGGCAAGGA harbors:
- a CDS encoding DNA polymerase III subunit, which gives rise to MARARKELKTVIWLGHADARQRLAASVRQRRSAHAYLISGPEGIGKSAVALEFARLLLCDQPGDRYCDQCAQCIALRTLHHPDLHIVAPSGAPKDSDTPASETYPKELNLLRERLARDPYAPADLAELTAADSKAARRKLATGSKIRVADARELLHMAYRKPYQARQSVFVLLNADKMLREAQNALLKVIEEPPTSATIILTASQLETVLPTVRSRCQSVKLSAYSTVELRSALMDSGVEARAAELAAALAGGSVRRALAFAEMEAAVLEQAAVEFLAAAAMLAPDKVNEKVTKLLEDTAFLDEAFFELMALFLSDAAAKATNVVSAELNFPSQRERIAKLTAAYPQANFVQAMAAVDRAAGSRSAGYTPALVLTALAIELHRALGQRARA
- a CDS encoding M23 family metallopeptidase → MSALTVFSPQVSADSADSLLAAPDSLAALLNTLDSQYGILEAERQPLTALLARTALAETRERRWLEHWGTAGDLDLARAEQRYRALHRLRLSAEAALARSSTDLVTIETLVIAAISAAPEPAVAPALTRRNPESFAADTRSIPSAPASGSFLMLKGLLPWPAQGSVSRSFGTRRNMVFNTETENPGIDLVNKSAQPVHAVADGVVATISWLRGYGTVCIVQHSGDHHTVYARLSDVRVVEGQAVRPGDLLGRSEFDSVRSEYTMHFEVWSGKEKQDPLGWLAPAKN
- a CDS encoding T9SS type A sorting domain-containing protein: MQRTVALAETVAVRIAFSAEPNPDWNDVGYQTGWEQAYTFSEPYGARRWYPCWDQPSDKFSTLQTRVNMPEHWSLAANGALVSTDYPEAGRKRQTYEHDRPISPYLVSIAAGLFAKTEFTQDNVFYRYYVWPWDSLPAAYDWERTPQMTAAFVERFGPYPFAQYGMAATDIFGGWGAMEHQTFTTYGFNLVDSLRTFEGIVAHELAHMWFGDHLSPVDFRNMWLNEGFATYGNLLWVEHLGGENELQRSLDELRGIIVDEARNHPPLYPVYDPPPDRLFGVNQYYKGAWVLHMLRGYFGLPSDSTFFPMMQAYVDSFAGGTVSTEDFYRIVSMHYPEDDLRWFFDQWVYGVGHPVIEVAFTETGPHQITATARQVQPWPERFRTSLSVVITTDSGPFHTSMPIAPQDVSEFVFDLPDLHSVELADFQAELVEASALPVMNDPATPLSFSIGAAYPNPFNPSVTIPLELSQHNTVTLSLFDLTGRQIAQVFSGELDPGTHDIQFEAPASLAAGMYLLRARSGASSRTQKLLLLK
- a CDS encoding 23S rRNA (pseudouridine(1915)-N(3))-methyltransferase RlmH, which codes for MKLQVVTVGKLREAYFKAACDEYAGRIRHFLPFDEFEVPSATSEGGNGTGKGALISEADALLKQVPAGSKLVALDIKGKQLSSEALSQFLQDEMLASTHRLSFIIGGAWGLAPSLLDNAALRLSFSPMTFPHELARVLLYEQLYRALSLWKGLPYHK
- a CDS encoding Mrp/NBP35 family ATP-binding protein, translated to MLTPDQIRDALKTIKFPGLTRDIVSFGIVKDIQVQDGTVQVHITVAARDEDTPGKIEEAVASAVRDLPGVSEVQVHMKWTQPASAPQQPHSRPAPTGPILPDVRVKIAVASGKGGVGKSTVAAGLALMLQDLGFTVGLADFDIYGPSVPTLFGIHDRPRVIDNMILPLERNGMKLMSMGFLVEPETPMIWRGPMVHQAAEQFLRDVAWGALDILIVDLPPGTGDAQMTLSQRIQLDGAVIVSTPQDLALIDARKGVAMFQKLNVPILGIVENMASFTCPHCGGESHIFGVGGAEREAERLGCALLGRLPLVPQLVIAADAGDPMLAIETNPVLNSVFRAMAQAVAQRVGL
- a CDS encoding biotin transporter BioY yields the protein MYLPLAQSLRARIPALSPAVHTTLQVVFGSLFIALFAQISIPIPYSPVPVTGQTFAVLAVAMALGSRNGALAVLTYILEGAAGLPFFAGGVGGALYLLGPTGGYLFGFVLCALVCGKLAELGYDRSYGRMLIAMTLGHLIIFIPGILWLSRFVPAGQALALGFVPFIPGTVLKTLAAAALFPPIRKKI
- a CDS encoding DUF59 domain-containing protein; this encodes MPTEEQVYNALAAVYDPELHLPITDLGLVYGVEIEGGRVDTKVTLTSMGCPLAGTILDMCREAILRLDGVNEVNVEIVWDPPWSVDMMSDEARMRLGMF
- the pyrR gene encoding bifunctional pyr operon transcriptional regulator/uracil phosphoribosyltransferase PyrR encodes the protein MQTKIKAKLVDAAGFSRTITRIAHEIIERNRGTEQLGLVGMQTRGVYIARRVAAKIREIENRDVPVGVLDATLYRDDYRTALRQPHVQQTEIGFDLYDINVVLVDDVLYTGRTVRAALEAIMDHGRPKRVQLAVMVDRGHRELPIKPDFIGKNVPTSINEEVQVHMTEVDQEDAIYLVEVEK
- a CDS encoding aspartate carbamoyltransferase catalytic subunit, producing the protein MLGLADYSAAEIQTILDTSLQMRDILNRPVKKVPTLRGVTVVNLFLENSTRTRTSFELAEKRLSADTLNFSASGSALSKGETMLDTALNIEAMKVDVVVMRHKSPGSPHFLARHLESIIINAGDGRHEHPTQGLLDMLTLRDKYGSLKGLRVALVGDILHSRVAMSNIIGLKKMGAEVIVCGPSTLIPRGIESMGVEITHSLDDAIRRADALNILRIQLERQTAGLFPSLREYHKYFGVTRARLEQASAPLTILHPGPMNRGVEITSDVADSEHSVILQQVTNGVAVRMAVLYLLAGGRAEPSA